The genomic DNA tatatatatacacacacatatatatatacacacatatatatatatatacttacatacatacatatacatttatataagcCGCACCGATCGATCACACCTCATAAAATTCCGTAAAGCAAAAAGGACAAGTGAGATGAATAAAAGTAATCATCGCGAGTTTCCCGTCGTGGTCATTAATTCTAGCGATctatcatctttcttctttctttttttttttttaaccaccACCCGGGTTGTCCTTTCGCTGTTTCCGaattcatatattcatattcaaTGGCATTAATGGCACGTATTTTTCACTTGGTCGGAACTTGTACTGTGAGCATAATCTATTTGACACCGCTTCGGCATAACCAttcctgtaaaaaaaaaaaaaaaaaaaaaaaaaaaaagggaaaagatcattataaataatcataataatttatcaataatattgatCAAAGCAAcacataaatcatttttatgagaGAACACAATAAATGttagtataaaagaaaaacaatgtttaacattaatatttttagtatcatcatcaccaccaccaccatcaccaccatcaccaccacttTCTTTGTTATCAATGAATTAATAAGCATagtaattgaattaataaaaaataaaaaacagaaaacgtTTCATTGTACTTCaattaatctctctcttcaacgatcttgaaaataattcattacaTTCTTGTGGACACGTTTTAATCTATCAAGCACTTCCTCGACGAACTTTGAAAATGGTGTCTGATATAAAAACTTGTTActttttccaatttctttaCGCTTGTCAAAATCGAGTGGCTCGTAACTCGGTGATTGTTTCCAATATGGAATACATTTCTCGGAGGATCTATATTCAttgatgtgaaaaaaaaattaactatcTAATCTTATCCTCATTAATAATAGATGATGTGATCAAAAGTTCTtaagtgatttaaaaaaaaatcaatcactctctaattatcttttctctttttttctgattttttttgttttatatatatatatatatatatatatatatatatatataaattgtaaaactacaaaCGCCTAATTACAATTGTAGAAACACTCGaggaagattaattaatttttgaaaacacTTAGGAActgtttaaaattaattgcagaagaaaaaaaaggaaaaaaaaaaaacaaacaaacaaacaaatccGACagatattaagaataaaaataatttcatataccTTTGCCATTCTGAGCACGGTCGTCTCTCTTTGAAACAAGTCACTTGtataacattgaaaaaaagagcaCCGATAGTGTTGGCAACCTCAGTATTAAGATTTTGCAAACATCTTCGAAATTTGGCGTCACAGTCGCAATGCGAACGTGTGAAAGgtgaattattacatataccaTGTATACATTGTTGAGATGATATCGCTATTGGACAATGATCGTGTTCTCTACAACATGCATCTTCTGCCGCATGATGACCTAAATCGTTATAAGAAGCTGCCACGTTTCCCGGTCCGCACCATTTTGTTCCAGGATATATCAATCCACCTCCTGGTGTTCGATtctatttatcaaaaaatatattacggattaattttcattattaatattttatatttaaaataaataatataaattaggcgatgaatttttaatataaagaaaaataaagaaagaaagaaagaaagaaagaaagaaatttaaatcaGATGAATTTTAATACGAAACAAATTaaggaaatttttaataaataaattgaatcgacctctctctttttctcttcgtctttttcttttttttttttataaaacctTATTCTCGACAATTTGGCACTAAAGAAATATAgcattataacaaataaaaataaaaataaaagaaaagaaaagaagaagtaatagCGAGTAGATTTATGGAAGaacgatgataatatttttttacgatctaaCATTCGATAACGTTTTACACGatgtaacaataaaatttgaagTTTAAGTGAACGATATTTgttattcatttatcttcttttaattacgttttctttcgaaGCCAAACAAGTCTCTTCGAGATCGGCAACAAGATTGCTCGGCATTTGTCGAACTTTCTTCGGATCTGCGCCAAATATCATTTTCTGGATCACACCGCGATCATTGTAAAGAGAACATATTGGTTCGCCGGCATTTAATTCTACCATTCTGGACATTGTTGTATCAGCAACAAGCACGCTTGCCATTGTCTTCTGGATCCATAGGATCGACAAAATGCAGAATAAAGCAGTCAGCATCTGCAAGAAAAAGTTTTCACGTGTTAgcattaaataattaacttttaCAATAGTTAAGTTTGTTATACAAATTACGAATAGactagaaattcttttctacgaaattttgtataaaaaattatatgtaaaattttaatgaataattttatacaacaagaaatgtatatacgaaatttagacatataatatatatttaaaaatatgtttaacaaatcttaataataaaaaatgaaaccaataatatatatatatatatatatatatatgtgtgtgtgtgtgtgtatgtgtgtatatagaaaaaatcgtgaaaaataatataatgataaaaattctcagaaaataacataaaagaatattttattttatatattcgatgaTGGTAATTGCAGATTTGCGAGGGTCGGGCTCAAACAGATTGTTCAGCACGTATCCCGGTCACTTTAACGAGTCATTTGAGGGGTAGATCGATTAAATGTCGACTAGCCTGATATTAAccactattatttatttttcttctttccgacCGGGTCAAATTCATCGTCCTCAATAACGATACTTTTATTCGCAAGATCCATTTATACGATCTTCTAATATCCTATcattttttcacgatttttcttcatatattatttgtcataaaaaacaaacaacgAAACTGTTTGCCCAtagattttttctatttcttttttctttttttataactataCTTAAACAGAACTATAcggaacattttttaaaaatctttttttatctttcctttccccttttcttttttatgtgtaataaaaattcaatgtaaaaatatctcaaaaaaaaaaaaaaagaaaaaaggaattttcaAGGATTTCtgttaatgtattatattgtaatttttaagttatataaaaactaatatttaattttatctatagataatactttgaaaaattcttcttttcgtgAATTTTCATTACTAGCgttaatctaaaaaatattaaaataagatcAAAACAAAGAAGTAGACGACACGGAAGACGACAAAAGACT from Vespula pensylvanica isolate Volc-1 chromosome 13, ASM1446617v1, whole genome shotgun sequence includes the following:
- the LOC122633926 gene encoding phospholipase A2 isozymes PA3A/PA3B/PA5-like, translating into MLTALFCILSILWIQKTMASVLVADTTMSRMVELNAGEPICSLYNDRGVIQKMIFGADPKKVRQMPSNLVADLEETCLASKENNRTPGGGLIYPGTKWCGPGNVAASYNDLGHHAAEDACCREHDHCPIAISSQQCIHGICNNSPFTRSHCDCDAKFRRCLQNLNTEVANTIGALFFNVIQVTCFKERRPCSEWQRNGYAEAVSNRLCSQYKFRPSEKYVPLMPLNMNI